Proteins found in one Sphingomonas sp. SORGH_AS_0879 genomic segment:
- the kdpA gene encoding potassium-transporting ATPase subunit KdpA — translation MTLQGWALILGFVAILLALTKPVGAWLFALYEGRRTPLHVVLGPVERGFYTLSGIDPQAQQGWRRYALHMLIFNVALMVFTYAVLRLQYYLPGNPQGLAGLTPHLAFNTAISFTTNTNWQSYGGESTMSNLSQMLGLTIHNFLSAATGIALAFALFRGFAGRETKNLGNFWADVTRITLYLLLPICIVYTVFLIASGVPQTMAGVVSVDTLGGVRQSILLGPVASQEAIKMLGTNGGGFFNANSAHPFENPTALTNFVQMLSIFMIGFGLTWCFGKAVGNTRQGWAILSAMILLFLGGVAVCYWAEAAGNPVLHQLGVAGGNMEGKEVRFGIAASALFAAVTTAASCGAVNAMHDSFTALGGLIPLFNMQLGEVVIGGVGAGIYGFLLFAILAVFVAGLMVGRTPEYVGKKIEAREVKLAVLAIAVLPLFILGLTALSCVTQQGLAGPLNKGPHGFGEILYAFTSAVANNGSAFAGLTASTPWYDGLLGVAMWVGRFFIIVPMLAIAGSLAAKKHVPASAGSFPTTGVLWIGLLVGIVLVLGGLTFLPSLALGPIADHLAMIRGQLF, via the coding sequence ATGACGCTTCAAGGATGGGCCCTGATCCTGGGCTTCGTCGCGATCCTGCTCGCGCTGACCAAGCCGGTCGGCGCGTGGCTGTTCGCGCTGTACGAGGGGCGGCGCACACCCCTTCATGTCGTGCTTGGCCCGGTCGAGCGCGGCTTCTACACGCTGTCGGGCATCGATCCGCAAGCGCAGCAGGGTTGGCGGCGTTATGCGCTGCACATGCTGATCTTCAACGTCGCGTTGATGGTCTTCACCTATGCGGTGCTGCGCCTGCAATATTACCTGCCGGGCAATCCGCAGGGGCTGGCCGGGCTGACCCCGCATCTGGCGTTCAACACCGCGATCAGCTTCACCACCAACACCAACTGGCAAAGCTATGGCGGCGAGTCGACCATGTCGAACCTGTCGCAGATGCTGGGCCTGACCATCCACAATTTCCTGTCGGCGGCGACCGGCATCGCGCTGGCCTTCGCGCTGTTCCGGGGTTTTGCGGGGCGTGAGACCAAGAATCTCGGCAATTTCTGGGCCGATGTGACGCGCATCACCCTGTACCTGCTGCTGCCGATCTGCATCGTCTACACCGTTTTCCTGATCGCCAGCGGCGTGCCGCAGACCATGGCCGGTGTCGTCAGCGTCGACACGCTGGGGGGCGTGCGCCAGTCGATCCTGCTGGGTCCAGTGGCCAGCCAGGAAGCGATCAAGATGCTCGGCACCAATGGCGGGGGTTTCTTCAACGCCAACAGCGCGCACCCGTTCGAGAACCCGACCGCGCTGACCAACTTCGTCCAGATGCTGTCGATCTTCATGATTGGCTTCGGCCTGACCTGGTGCTTCGGCAAGGCGGTCGGCAACACGCGCCAGGGCTGGGCGATCCTGTCCGCGATGATCCTGCTGTTCCTGGGCGGCGTGGCCGTCTGTTACTGGGCGGAGGCGGCGGGCAACCCCGTGCTGCACCAGCTGGGCGTGGCGGGTGGCAATATGGAGGGCAAGGAAGTGCGCTTCGGCATCGCCGCCTCGGCCCTGTTTGCGGCCGTCACCACGGCGGCGTCGTGCGGCGCGGTCAATGCGATGCATGACAGCTTCACCGCGCTGGGCGGCCTGATCCCGCTGTTCAACATGCAGCTGGGCGAGGTCGTGATTGGCGGCGTGGGTGCGGGCATCTATGGCTTCCTGCTGTTCGCCATCCTGGCGGTGTTCGTCGCTGGCCTCATGGTCGGACGCACCCCCGAATATGTCGGCAAGAAGATTGAAGCCCGCGAGGTCAAGCTGGCCGTCCTCGCCATCGCTGTCCTGCCGCTGTTCATTCTGGGGCTGACCGCTCTGTCGTGCGTGACCCAGCAAGGCCTCGCAGGGCCGCTCAACAAGGGGCCGCATGGCTTCGGCGAGATCCTCTATGCCTTCACCAGCGCGGTCGCGAACAACGGATCGGCCTTTGCGGGTCTGACCGCCTCGACCCCCTGGTATGACGGGCTGCTGGGCGTGGCCATGTGGGTGGGCCGCTTCTTCATCATCGTGCCGATGCTCGCGATCGCGGGCAGCCTGGCGGCGAAGAAGCATGTCCCCGCCTCGGCTGGCTCCTTCCCGACCACGGGTGTGCTGTGGATCGGTCTGCTCGTCGGCATCGTGCTGGTGCTGGGCGGCCTGACCTTCCTGCCGAGCCTCGCCCTTGGTCCCATCGCCGATCATCTTGCGATGATCCGCGGTCAACTCTTCTGA
- the kdpF gene encoding K(+)-transporting ATPase subunit F produces the protein MTLDLWLAALTALGLLVYLVAVLIRPERF, from the coding sequence ATGACCCTCGACCTCTGGCTGGCGGCGCTGACCGCGCTTGGCCTTCTCGTCTATCTGGTGGCGGTGCTGATCCGCCCCGAACGCTTCTAA
- a CDS encoding phosphocholine-specific phospholipase C, with amino-acid sequence MVTFSRRSLLSAGAALAGSAALPPAIARAAAIAPDRRTGTIRDIAHVVILMQENRGFDHYFGTLRGVRGFGDRFPIPVASSDGAPRTVWQQLDRTAPGGPRIVSPFRLDTRAHFDLMRMEGTPHTWPDAQAAWDEGRMAHWPEAKHQRAMGHYARADLPFQFALAEAFTICDAYHCAIQTGTNTNRLFLWTGTNDPSGRAGGPAIGNSHDSFAEDGGAADPYCWTTTPERMQAAGIDWRLYQDMADNFTDNPLVGFHAYREAHHGRGDPALKDRALTTRGLDMLKADVLAGRLPQVSYVIATAAGSEHPNPSSPAQGAAYTAELLDALTADPKVWARTALFVMFDENDGFFDHMPPPAPPSRGADGKPLGGSTIELTGEYHDVPSVGDANLDQPDFRGRPYGLGPRVPMYVVSPWSRGGWVNSQVFDHISVIRFLETRFGFHEPNISPWRRAVCGDLTSAFDFAAKDEAPPTLPHPREDAARAAAIKGQVSPQAPPATGAPAQEPGIRRARPLPYRLEVTQIAESNGIRLRFQAEGAGAVFHVYDRHALDRVPRRYSLAAGTVTEDVWPSDPATGHDLWVLGPNGFHRHFAAGKPAPLVAAMVDDRGLSLILPSDMTDLSVVRLEPGKAAPAPMPLKPGRHGWSLDEALGWYDVTLTRASDPLYRLRLAGRHDRPGRATVSDPFRA; translated from the coding sequence ATGGTCACATTCTCCCGTCGCTCCCTTCTCTCTGCCGGTGCCGCGCTGGCCGGGTCTGCCGCCCTGCCCCCCGCTATCGCCCGCGCCGCGGCGATTGCGCCCGACCGGCGGACCGGCACGATCCGCGACATCGCGCATGTCGTCATCCTGATGCAGGAAAATCGCGGCTTCGATCATTATTTCGGCACGTTGCGCGGCGTGCGCGGCTTCGGCGACCGCTTCCCGATTCCGGTCGCGTCTTCCGACGGAGCGCCCCGCACCGTCTGGCAACAACTCGACCGCACCGCGCCCGGCGGGCCGCGCATCGTCTCCCCCTTCCGCCTGGACACCCGTGCCCATTTCGACCTGATGCGGATGGAGGGCACGCCGCACACCTGGCCCGATGCGCAAGCCGCCTGGGACGAAGGCCGCATGGCCCACTGGCCCGAGGCGAAGCACCAGCGCGCCATGGGCCATTACGCCCGCGCCGACCTGCCCTTCCAGTTCGCGCTGGCGGAGGCGTTCACGATCTGCGACGCCTATCACTGCGCGATCCAGACGGGGACCAACACCAACCGGCTGTTCCTGTGGACCGGCACCAACGATCCTTCCGGCCGGGCGGGCGGCCCGGCCATCGGCAACTCGCATGACAGCTTCGCCGAGGATGGCGGCGCGGCCGATCCCTATTGCTGGACCACTACGCCCGAGCGAATGCAGGCGGCGGGGATCGACTGGCGCCTCTATCAGGACATGGCGGACAATTTCACCGACAACCCGCTGGTCGGCTTCCACGCCTATCGCGAGGCGCATCATGGGCGCGGCGATCCGGCGCTGAAGGACCGGGCGCTGACCACGCGCGGGCTGGACATGCTGAAGGCCGATGTGCTGGCCGGGCGGTTGCCGCAGGTTTCCTATGTCATCGCCACCGCCGCCGGATCGGAACACCCCAATCCCTCCAGCCCGGCCCAAGGCGCGGCCTATACCGCCGAACTGCTCGACGCGCTGACCGCCGATCCGAAGGTCTGGGCGCGTACCGCGCTGTTCGTGATGTTCGACGAAAATGACGGCTTTTTCGACCACATGCCCCCGCCCGCCCCGCCCTCGCGGGGTGCGGACGGCAAGCCGCTGGGCGGATCGACGATCGAGCTGACGGGCGAATATCATGATGTGCCCTCGGTCGGTGACGCGAATCTCGACCAGCCCGATTTTCGCGGCCGCCCTTATGGCCTGGGCCCGCGCGTGCCCATGTATGTCGTCTCGCCCTGGAGCCGGGGCGGCTGGGTCAATTCGCAGGTCTTCGACCATATCAGCGTCATCCGCTTCCTGGAGACACGGTTCGGCTTTCACGAGCCCAATATCTCACCCTGGCGGCGTGCGGTGTGCGGCGACCTGACCAGCGCGTTCGACTTCGCCGCGAAGGACGAGGCCCCACCCACTTTGCCCCACCCACGCGAGGACGCGGCCCGCGCCGCCGCGATCAAGGGCCAGGTCAGCCCGCAGGCCCCGCCCGCGACCGGCGCGCCCGCGCAGGAACCCGGCATCCGCCGCGCCCGTCCCCTGCCCTACCGGCTGGAGGTCACGCAGATCGCCGAGTCGAACGGCATCCGCCTGCGCTTCCAGGCGGAGGGCGCGGGGGCGGTGTTCCATGTCTATGACCGCCACGCCCTGGACCGGGTGCCGCGCCGCTATAGCCTGGCGGCCGGAACCGTGACCGAGGATGTCTGGCCGTCCGATCCGGCGACCGGCCATGACCTGTGGGTGCTGGGGCCCAACGGCTTTCACCGCCATTTCGCCGCCGGCAAGCCCGCACCACTGGTCGCGGCCATGGTCGATGACCGGGGGCTGTCGCTGATCCTGCCGTCCGACATGACCGACCTGTCGGTCGTGCGGCTCGAACCGGGCAAGGCCGCCCCCGCCCCCATGCCGCTCAAGCCCGGCCGCCACGGCTGGTCGCTGGACGAGGCGCTGGGCTGGTACGACGTCACCCTGACCCGCGCGAGCGATCCGCTCTATCGGCTACGGCTCGCCGGTCGGCACGACCGACCGGGCCGCGCGACGGTCAGCGATCCGTTCCGGGCCTGA
- a CDS encoding TIM-barrel domain-containing protein codes for MRGNARAMALGGRWTLAASALLASTAPLALSADPLATVERNGALVSVEPYGPGIVRVTIATDRAEAEAKPGYGLTAKSDASGWSHRADTTGDIFASPGLTVTVAAQPWPKPPSQMERYFAPSLPSVSIDFAGADGKALTRMTGWEMAPHTVSGEKTFRAGASFADTLDTHYYGLGQFQDGVLDLRGRTIDCRHDYDRPGGESVCVPFMVTDKGYAILWDNPSATTVSPGLMNATKFASNVGERVSFFVISGKTTDELYAGYARLTGATPLPPKAAFGLIQSKARYETQGQLTEIADGYRKRGLPLDIMVLDWFYWTRMGQLDIDRTAFPDPSGMNAHLKSMGMRSIISIWPRFERESRWFDTLAAKGWLMKDKDGHPVDGLPIRSDRAGALIDSTNPEARQWFWGNIRDNIFSQGFDYAWLDETEPDLVPEGHFFSIGSGDRYRNVYPLLHTSSVAEGSARDRPDMRNVILCRAAYLGTQANGCLFWSSDVQSNWEALRRQVPAGLGMTASGIAYWSSDTGGWQWPNGPEAQAPVLVDPAGATAMAPSYRDYPELFVRWFQYNAFTPTLRIHGQRPGTALWDYGTAAEPILASALRLRYALMPYLYALGRQTSQTGAPFMRALFMDFPNDPVVKTLGDEYMFGPAFLVAPVTEQGQTARRVYLPSGADWYDWWTDKRYTGGQWIEAAAPIDHIPLFVRAGSIVPMGVQVPSTATAQSLESIRVYPGRDATFTLYDDDGTTNAYRKTGGRSATLRWDDQTRRLTASGRLPTGQAAEPLVKIVGQ; via the coding sequence ATGCGGGGCAATGCGCGCGCGATGGCGCTGGGCGGTCGATGGACTTTGGCCGCATCGGCCCTGCTGGCCAGCACCGCTCCCCTTGCGCTGTCCGCCGATCCGTTGGCGACCGTCGAGCGCAACGGCGCGCTCGTCTCGGTCGAGCCTTACGGCCCCGGCATCGTCCGCGTCACCATCGCCACCGACCGGGCCGAGGCGGAAGCCAAGCCCGGCTATGGCCTGACCGCAAAGAGCGACGCCAGCGGCTGGTCCCACCGCGCCGATACGACCGGCGACATCTTCGCCTCGCCCGGCCTGACCGTGACGGTCGCCGCCCAGCCCTGGCCCAAGCCGCCCAGTCAGATGGAACGCTATTTCGCGCCGTCCCTCCCATCCGTGTCGATCGATTTCGCGGGCGCGGACGGCAAGGCGCTGACCCGGATGACCGGGTGGGAAATGGCACCGCACACCGTGTCGGGCGAAAAGACCTTCCGCGCCGGTGCCAGCTTCGCCGACACGCTCGACACCCATTATTACGGGCTGGGCCAGTTTCAGGACGGTGTGCTCGACCTGCGTGGGCGGACCATCGACTGCCGCCACGATTACGACCGGCCGGGCGGCGAGTCGGTGTGCGTGCCCTTCATGGTGACGGACAAGGGCTATGCGATCCTGTGGGACAATCCGTCCGCCACCACCGTCTCGCCCGGCCTGATGAACGCCACCAAGTTCGCCTCCAATGTCGGCGAGCGCGTGTCCTTCTTCGTGATCTCAGGCAAGACGACGGACGAACTCTATGCCGGTTACGCCCGCCTGACCGGCGCGACACCGCTGCCGCCCAAGGCCGCGTTCGGCCTGATCCAGAGCAAGGCCCGCTACGAGACGCAAGGGCAGCTGACCGAGATCGCCGATGGCTATCGCAAGCGCGGCCTGCCGCTCGACATCATGGTGCTCGACTGGTTCTACTGGACCCGGATGGGGCAACTCGACATCGACCGCACCGCCTTTCCCGACCCGAGCGGCATGAACGCGCATTTGAAGTCGATGGGCATGCGCAGCATCATCAGCATCTGGCCGCGCTTCGAGCGGGAGAGCCGCTGGTTCGATACGCTGGCAGCCAAGGGCTGGCTGATGAAGGACAAGGACGGCCATCCGGTCGACGGCCTGCCGATCCGCTCCGACCGCGCGGGCGCGCTGATCGACAGCACCAATCCAGAGGCGCGCCAATGGTTCTGGGGCAATATCCGCGACAATATCTTTAGCCAAGGCTTCGACTATGCGTGGCTGGACGAAACCGAGCCCGATCTGGTGCCGGAGGGGCATTTCTTCTCCATCGGGTCGGGCGATCGCTATCGCAACGTCTATCCGCTGCTCCACACCTCCAGCGTCGCCGAGGGATCGGCCCGCGACCGGCCGGACATGCGCAATGTGATCCTGTGTCGCGCCGCCTATCTGGGGACGCAGGCCAATGGCTGCCTGTTCTGGTCGTCGGACGTGCAGTCCAATTGGGAGGCGCTGAGGCGTCAGGTGCCCGCTGGCCTTGGCATGACGGCCAGCGGCATCGCCTATTGGTCGAGCGACACGGGCGGCTGGCAATGGCCGAACGGGCCGGAGGCGCAAGCCCCGGTTCTGGTCGACCCGGCCGGCGCGACCGCAATGGCACCGTCCTACCGCGATTACCCGGAACTCTTCGTCCGCTGGTTCCAGTATAATGCCTTCACGCCGACGCTGCGCATCCATGGTCAGCGTCCGGGCACCGCCTTGTGGGACTATGGCACCGCCGCCGAGCCCATTTTGGCGAGCGCGCTGCGGCTGCGTTATGCGCTGATGCCCTATCTCTATGCACTGGGGCGGCAGACCAGCCAGACCGGCGCACCGTTCATGCGCGCGCTGTTCATGGACTTCCCCAATGATCCGGTCGTGAAGACGCTGGGCGATGAATATATGTTCGGGCCCGCCTTCCTGGTTGCGCCGGTGACCGAACAGGGCCAGACGGCGCGCCGCGTCTACCTGCCGTCTGGCGCGGACTGGTATGACTGGTGGACCGACAAGCGCTACACCGGCGGCCAGTGGATCGAGGCCGCCGCGCCGATCGACCATATCCCGCTGTTCGTGCGGGCGGGCTCGATCGTCCCGATGGGCGTCCAAGTGCCGAGCACCGCGACCGCGCAAAGCCTGGAGAGCATCCGCGTCTATCCGGGCCGTGACGCCACCTTCACCCTGTATGACGATGACGGCACCACCAACGCCTATCGCAAGACCGGCGGGCGTAGCGCCACGCTGCGCTGGGACGACCAGACGCGCCGCCTGACCGCGAGCGGGCGGCTGCCGACAGGGCAGGCCGCCGAGCCGCTCGTCAAGATCGTCGGCCAGTAG
- a CDS encoding TonB-dependent receptor, with amino-acid sequence MIGASAGALCIAVLSTPAMAQTADQQTTTDSDQSATSPTGAVAGQGTAGSSTPRTSASVEAPGSQPPAGDDVGNEKEVVVTGIRQSLANAQTIKRNSDTVVDAITASDIGALPDRSVTEALQRVPGVSISRFAAANDPDHFSVEGSGVAVRGLTFVRSEFNGRDTFSAGIGGQAINFSDVPAELLGSVEVYKNATAELIEGGLAGTVNLNTRKPFDNKGFHAGFTAEANYGDFKKKWSPTGSLLLSDTWDTGIGRFGLLGNISYSRVRSRADSIRITNIQTRDNVLALAANSTTAQNCRNPLPGTVDQTTLPVGGAEGFACGAASTPGADGFLDPASLRYAPIGGQFATQEFDRKRDGIALAGQWQSTDERTVLTAQFLRTHTVNNTSERTFETAPDLSEYNTYPVGCVQNNAGPANSTIAQCPTGTTRNYVYDANGLFQSGYITAPGNGYRSSCSGQATCWVPTGGTQQSLARGMTRDENTVNDFGVNLKTELNDHLSVNLDGDYTRATKTSTDLRVFGSTFADSELDLTGNLPIVTPHKPSTLQASWATPNPTLNQQSDADYFANRNVQFWRAAMDHLEESKGREYAFKADVDYKFDDGSFLTHAKFGARYADRSSQVRYTTYNWGALSEVWGGGANPVSFADQPANSSFYSFPNFFRGATNGPSGAYYYDGDLTGGYAQSTAFFNSIGQAWQQRVRDAARASAVTAALTAGQTQAQANAAGDLAAANANPPTVFSPLAQRAGVVPGTPYLPSEIQDVSQQDKNLYAQFNFATPGNLFGDVRMSGNIGVRYVLTDVTSAGSIGAPTQQQTGTTDPFASRCAPQPVTQNGQPVLQNGVPLVAVPAGICQLGQAGYNAIQQFSTGITAPDTARSQYHYWLPSMNLKFGIGRDVVLRLAASKVMTRPDFANIRNFLQLGFDTNSGQITATAGNPYLKPATAWQFDATVEWYFARVGQLSVDVFYKSVKDFFYQSLTNRTITSNGVTQSVLVRGPANYEGTGKIKGFEAAYQQTFDFLPGLLSGFGASGSYTYIDSSGLPNSFLNGGAPANTSNIKPGNIPLEGLSKHTVNAALFYEKGPVSLRAAYNWRSKYLLTPADVIFPYTSIYQDAGGQLDASAFININKYLKIGVQGVNLANQVIKTEQAYISGSTATAPRSYIVNDRRFSFALRGTF; translated from the coding sequence ATGATCGGTGCGTCCGCGGGTGCCTTGTGCATCGCGGTGCTCAGCACGCCCGCCATGGCGCAGACCGCCGACCAGCAGACGACGACCGATTCGGACCAGAGCGCCACCTCGCCCACCGGTGCGGTCGCGGGCCAGGGCACGGCCGGCTCGTCCACCCCGCGCACCAGCGCCAGCGTCGAGGCCCCCGGCTCGCAACCGCCCGCGGGCGATGATGTCGGCAACGAGAAGGAAGTCGTCGTCACCGGCATCCGCCAGAGCCTGGCGAATGCGCAGACGATCAAGCGCAACTCCGACACCGTCGTCGACGCGATCACCGCGTCCGACATCGGCGCGCTGCCCGACCGTTCGGTGACCGAAGCGCTCCAGCGCGTGCCCGGCGTGTCGATCAGCCGCTTCGCCGCCGCCAACGATCCCGACCATTTCTCGGTCGAAGGTTCGGGCGTCGCGGTGCGCGGCCTGACCTTCGTGCGCTCGGAATTCAACGGCCGCGACACCTTCTCCGCCGGTATCGGCGGCCAGGCGATCAACTTCTCCGACGTCCCCGCCGAACTGCTCGGCTCGGTCGAGGTGTACAAGAACGCCACCGCCGAACTGATCGAGGGCGGTCTGGCCGGTACAGTCAACCTGAACACCCGCAAGCCCTTCGACAACAAGGGTTTCCATGCGGGCTTCACGGCGGAGGCCAATTACGGCGACTTCAAGAAGAAGTGGTCGCCGACCGGCTCGCTGTTGCTCAGCGACACCTGGGATACCGGCATCGGTCGCTTCGGCCTGCTCGGCAACATCTCCTATTCGCGCGTCCGCAGCCGCGCGGACAGCATCCGCATCACCAACATCCAGACCCGCGACAATGTTCTGGCGCTGGCGGCCAACTCGACCACGGCGCAGAATTGCCGCAACCCGCTGCCCGGCACGGTCGACCAGACCACGCTTCCCGTCGGCGGCGCGGAGGGTTTCGCGTGCGGTGCGGCCAGCACGCCCGGCGCGGACGGCTTCCTCGACCCCGCATCGCTGCGTTACGCCCCCATCGGCGGCCAGTTCGCGACGCAGGAATTCGATCGTAAGCGTGACGGTATCGCGCTGGCCGGTCAGTGGCAGAGCACCGACGAGCGCACCGTCCTGACCGCGCAATTCCTGCGCACGCACACGGTCAATAATACCTCGGAGCGCACCTTCGAGACCGCGCCCGATCTTTCGGAATACAACACCTATCCGGTCGGCTGCGTTCAGAACAACGCAGGTCCCGCCAACTCGACGATTGCGCAGTGCCCCACCGGCACGACCAGAAACTATGTCTACGACGCGAACGGTCTGTTCCAGTCGGGCTACATCACCGCGCCGGGCAACGGCTATCGCTCGTCGTGCAGCGGCCAGGCAACCTGCTGGGTTCCGACCGGCGGCACGCAGCAGTCGCTGGCGCGTGGCATGACGCGGGACGAGAACACCGTCAACGACTTCGGCGTCAACCTGAAGACCGAGCTCAACGATCACCTGTCGGTCAATCTGGACGGCGACTATACCCGCGCTACCAAGACCAGCACCGATCTGCGCGTGTTCGGTTCGACCTTCGCCGATTCCGAGCTGGACCTGACGGGCAATCTGCCGATCGTGACCCCGCACAAGCCGTCGACGTTGCAGGCGAGCTGGGCGACGCCCAACCCGACCCTGAACCAGCAGAGCGATGCGGATTATTTCGCCAACCGGAACGTCCAGTTCTGGCGCGCGGCGATGGACCATCTCGAAGAGAGCAAGGGCCGCGAATATGCGTTCAAGGCCGATGTCGACTATAAGTTCGACGATGGCAGCTTCCTGACCCATGCCAAGTTCGGTGCGCGCTATGCGGACCGGTCGTCGCAGGTGCGCTACACCACCTATAACTGGGGTGCGCTGTCGGAAGTGTGGGGCGGCGGCGCCAATCCGGTGTCCTTCGCCGATCAGCCGGCGAACAGCAGCTTCTATTCCTTCCCGAATTTCTTCCGGGGCGCCACCAACGGCCCGTCGGGCGCCTATTATTATGATGGCGATCTGACCGGCGGCTATGCGCAGTCGACCGCCTTCTTCAACTCGATCGGGCAGGCCTGGCAGCAGCGCGTGCGCGATGCGGCGCGTGCCAGCGCCGTCACCGCGGCCCTGACCGCCGGTCAGACCCAGGCGCAGGCCAATGCCGCGGGCGATCTTGCGGCGGCCAATGCGAACCCGCCGACCGTCTTCTCGCCGCTGGCGCAGCGGGCCGGGGTGGTTCCGGGCACGCCCTATCTGCCGTCCGAAATCCAGGACGTGTCGCAGCAGGACAAGAACCTGTATGCGCAGTTCAACTTCGCCACGCCCGGCAATCTGTTCGGCGATGTGCGGATGAGCGGCAATATCGGCGTCCGCTATGTCCTGACCGACGTCACCTCGGCGGGTTCGATCGGTGCCCCGACCCAGCAGCAGACCGGCACGACCGATCCGTTCGCCAGCCGCTGCGCCCCGCAGCCGGTGACGCAGAATGGTCAGCCCGTGTTGCAGAACGGCGTGCCGCTGGTCGCGGTCCCCGCCGGCATCTGTCAGCTGGGTCAGGCCGGATATAACGCCATCCAGCAATTCTCGACCGGCATCACCGCGCCCGACACGGCGCGTAGCCAGTATCACTACTGGTTGCCGAGCATGAACCTGAAGTTCGGCATCGGTCGTGACGTGGTGCTGCGTCTGGCGGCGTCGAAGGTCATGACCCGTCCGGATTTCGCGAACATCCGCAACTTCCTGCAACTCGGTTTCGACACCAATAGCGGCCAGATCACGGCGACGGCAGGCAATCCCTACCTCAAGCCCGCGACCGCTTGGCAGTTCGACGCGACGGTCGAATGGTATTTCGCCCGCGTGGGTCAGTTGTCGGTGGACGTCTTCTACAAGTCGGTGAAGGACTTCTTCTACCAGTCGCTGACCAACCGCACGATCACCAGCAACGGTGTGACGCAGTCGGTGCTGGTGCGTGGTCCCGCCAACTATGAGGGCACCGGCAAGATCAAGGGCTTCGAGGCCGCCTATCAGCAGACCTTCGACTTCCTGCCGGGTCTGCTCAGCGGCTTCGGCGCCAGTGGCAGCTACACCTATATCGACAGCTCGGGCCTGCCCAACTCGTTCCTGAACGGCGGCGCGCCCGCCAACACCTCGAACATCAAGCCGGGCAACATCCCGCTCGAGGGTCTGTCGAAGCACACGGTGAACGCGGCGCTGTTCTACGAAAAGGGTCCGGTCTCGCTGCGTGCGGCGTATAACTGGCGGTCCAAATATCTGCTGACCCCGGCGGACGTGATCTTCCCCTACACCTCCATCTATCAGGATGCGGGCGGGCAGTTGGACGCTTCGGCGTTCATCAATATCAACAAGTATCTGAAGATCGGCGTGCAGGGCGTGAACCTGGCCAATCAGGTCATCAAGACCGAGCAGGCCTATATCAGTGGTTCGACCGCCACCGCCCCGCGCTCCTACATCGTCAACGACCGCCGCTTCTCGTTCGCGCTTCGCGGCACCTTCTGA